Proteins co-encoded in one Nicotiana sylvestris chromosome 7, ASM39365v2, whole genome shotgun sequence genomic window:
- the LOC138873203 gene encoding uncharacterized protein yields MYFPDEEVSFIEEDITLAYNDWRMFFDGAAYFKGVGIGAVLVSEMGQHYPISAKLRFPCTNSMVQGEWATKNSTILPYLHYVHELRKRFKKIEFRHIPRIQNEFADALATLSSMIQHPDKNYIDPIPVRTHDQPAYCAHVEEKTDGKPWFHDIKEYLLKG; encoded by the exons atgtattttcctgatgaagaagtatcattcatagAAGAAGACATTACCTTAGCATACAAcgattggaggatgttctttgatggagctgcatatttcaaaggagtgggtattggagcagtcttggtatcagaaatgggtcaacattatccgatatctgctaaacttagatttccctgcaccaacagcATG gtacaaggagagtgggccactaAGAATTCCacgatattgccatatctgcactaTGTGCATGAATTGAGAAAGCGGTTCAAGAAGATAGAATTTCGACATattcccagaattcagaatgagtttgccgatgcattggccaccttatcatctatgatacaacatccagataagaattatattgatcccattccagtgaggACCCATGATCAGccagcatattgtgctcatgttgaagaaaaaacagatggaaaaccttggttccatgacatcaaggagtatttgttaAAGGGATAA